One Nicotiana sylvestris chromosome 12, ASM39365v2, whole genome shotgun sequence genomic window carries:
- the LOC138883348 gene encoding uncharacterized protein, producing MSDIIKVDKKTYDYLMEEPPERWARSCSPRRRYDMLTTYIVELMNSVLLEARDLPILRMMDFIQVKLQHWFYERRNEAEGTFYDVSCWVEEELKKKIDLAFTLDVFPVDSWRSRVEEEGITFLVDLNKRTSIKKRNIKKSNFCSHWYLKESWLKTYERQIHLVGHTDSWIVPESIKSQIIKPPDFKVPPGRRQTKRHILATES from the exons ATGTCAGATATAATAAAAGTAGATAAGAAGACTTATGACTACTTGATGGAAGAACCACCGGAAAGGTGGGCACGTTCTTGTAGTCCACGACGAAGATATGACATGCTCACAACATACATAGTTGAGTTAATGAATTCTGTGCTATTAGAAGCAAGGGATCTGCCTATATTAAGAATGATGGATTTCATCCAAGTGAAGCTACAACATTGGttttatgaaagaagaaatgaagcagAAGGAACTTTTTATGACGTTTCTTGTTGGGTAGAAGAGGAATTGAAGAAAAAGATAGATTTAGCATTTACTTTGGAT GTCTTCCCCGTTGATTCATGGCGTTCTAGAGTTGAGGAGGAAGGAATTACTTTCTTGGTGGACTTAAACAAAAGAACAT CTATCAAGAAGAGAAACATCAAGAAGTCCAACTTTTGCTCGCACTGGTACTTAAAGGAATCTTGGCTGAAAACATATGAAAGACAAATACATCTTGTAGGACATACTGATTCTTGGATTGTACCAGAGAGTATTAAGTCACAAATTATTAAACCTCCAGATTTCAAAGTGCCACCAGGTAGAAGGCAGACGAAAAGGCATATTCTAGCTACCGAGTCATAA
- the LOC104247478 gene encoding ASI1-immunoprecipitated protein 1-like has protein sequence METSDKEYVAFGEKVKRTIFIDNLSPVATEAVVKAALDQFGNVIQVKFIPNYLEPKNIGQAALVEVENADQAKTIISELSNSPFMICGMPRPVRARAAEAEMFDDRPRKPGRKIVCRWLDSSDPDFEVANKIKLTVRKQAEESKFLLKHQLEEEENLSKKQMETLNASYKKFEIIESVVSNRVATRLAERYRVRVADAEH, from the exons ATGGAAACTTCAGATAAAGAGTATGTTGCTTTTGGAGAGAAAGTGAAACGTACTATATTTATTGACAACCTTTCACCTGTGGCTACTGAAGCTGTTGTTAAAGCTGCTCTTGATCAATTTGGGAATGTCATTCAGGTCAAGTTTATCCCAAACTACCTTGAACCAAAGAACATTGGACAAGCTGCATTGGTTGAGGTGGAAAACGCAGACCAGGCGAAAACTATTATCTCTGAGTTAAGCAATTCCCCGTTTATGATATGTGGTATGCCAAGGCCAGTCAGGGCACGTGCTGCTGAAGCAGAGATGTTTGATGACCGTCCTAGAAAACCTGGTCGTAAGATAGTATGCCGATGGTTGGACTCTAGCGATCCGGATTTTGAGGTGGCTAACAAGATCAAGCTTACGGTTAGAAAACAGGCAGAGGAATCCAAGTTTTTGCTCAAG CATCAACTGGAGGAGGAAGAAAATCTTTCGAAGAAGCAGATGGAGACCTTGAATGCAAGCTATAAGAAGTTTGAAATCATAGAAAGTGTTGTTAGCAACAGAGTCGCTACACGGTTGGCAGAACGTTACAGAGTGCGTGTTGCAGATGCTGAGCATTAA